Genomic DNA from Corylus avellana chromosome ca4, CavTom2PMs-1.0:
ATGGTTGATTCATACCTTCCATAGCCAAATCTAAGTAGTGATTTGAAAGTCATGGGAACAATTCATGGATAAATAATGCAAGAAATTATAATGCTTGGTATAATTTTCAACTTCAGATAAGTGTTGGTGATTTATTGAGACATccattctcttttccttttcttgtctAAGCACATCAACCAACAAGGATGATCTTACCAAATTGCAGCTTATGATCAGAAGCAGCTCAGCTTTATTTGATGAGCTTTCTATCAAGCGGAGTCGGTTGTAAACTTCTATTCAACAATGaacttaacacaaaattaacggATTAAGATTTAGTAAAATGAAATTTGGGTCAACTTGATTAAACACAATTGATAAAGGGTCAATTTCAGGTTAACTCGCTTAACCTGTATAAATTAAAACCCTAAAgtttaagatatttttttaaaaaattcacttaaaataCGTTACGTCAATTAGTTTAAAATGAATGATAAATTAGTGTAAAAAGTAGTGTTAGTAGGAGTAACGAACAGATTATGATAAAAAGGGCTATTAAGACATGATTGTGATGGTGCGGCTTTATGGTTCATAAAGGACACAAAAGAAATGGTGAGTTTGGTTTCTCACTTGCTGAGAAgcaaatattataatatttgtaattGATTCCTCTCACCCTCTGATAAGAATATAAAGAGCAATCGGTGATTTATTTAACACCTCCAATGATATAcctaaaaatatataacactttcgaaaataaaaaattaattgctgAAGTTCTCATTCATTCAACCTAATTGTTTGTAAATTCAGAGACTGAGTATTCTATTCTAAAAGCAAATACACTTCAACATCTTTGTTAGAAGCCATGAACATTGCCATTGAGAATAATCATCACATTCCAATTGCAAGAGTGCTACGATGTTCCATTCGGATCACAAATGAGAAAGATCAtcccctataaatttttttccttattcaattagaaaaaaaaaaaaaaaaatactataaccCTAAACCATCTAGAGTTTGATCTGGTGAACCCTTTTCTCGTCAAGAAGATTTCTAGAGAAAGTATAGAAAGATTAGAAAATGATACCCAAATATATAAGGGTGAAAAGACGGTTacaattagcggttattggtTAAAACCACTAATCATAACTGCTTAAGTagttagtaaaatctactaaccaTCTAGGCAGTTAAccgattttttaaaatatatatatataggcagttagcgattttgaaaaaatataaaactgctaagcggttagcgggcgatTAACCGCCCCCTATCACCCCAACCCAAACATGTCTTAAACGCTTTAACCCATGTGAGTCTCCcatttaatcttttttagtttatttttttttcccctcttttaaTGCCTATAATCTCTCAGATTAATCTAGATGTGACCACCGCCACTTGCCACGCCAGCTTTCTATTATGGGGATAAAGCTCAAATTCTGTGGCTAATTGTGTTATAATAAAATCCATGAGGCAAGCTGACTAAAATACCCTCTACTTTTTTGATGTGATTAAGTCAACCATTACATTGGTTTTAAGTGTTATAAGGACAGCACACCCAAAAATCTGTCAGTAATGTgggttgaagttgaagttttgGTGATCTCAAGCCCTCCATCtccattaaaattatatttttcaggCCATAGAACAAGGAAGAACTTCAGGCCATCAAATTATATCCCTGCAATTGGTGGGGACTAGGATCCTTGTCAGCAATTGGAATTGATAAGAACAGGATTCTTtacatttctctttcaattaatatatatatatatatatatattattgtatttaataatgttacgtaaaagaatttatttaaaaataaattaaaaaaataaaaagagaaaaaaagaaaaaaaagaaagaaaacctacACAATACTCTTCATATACAACGGCCGGTTCACGGATTAGTACTACGCAGATAAGATTTCGAGGCTATACGCGACAATTCGCACAAAAAGCAAGGGCAGTATCGGGAACCAAAAAAGTTGCTCATTCAACGAATTCTATTTAACCAGCCCAaaaaagtctctctctctctctctctctctctctgtgaagtAACTATCTCTGTCGCTCTAACTTTCCATATCCTCCAGTCTTGTTTCTCTGCCTCCGTGCGTTCGATCGACGatcaagaaagaagaaaatgttggCAGTGTTTGACAAATCGGTGGCGAAGAGCCCCGAGGCTCTGACGAGCCCTCACTCGGACTCGGTCTCGGCCCTGAAAGATGGGTTCTTGGCCCAGCACTTTGTCTCAGTGCACCCCGGCTCCGTCACCGTCAACCTCGGCTCCGGTGGCCTCATCGCTTACTCGCTCGACAAACAGAACCCATTCCTCCCCAGGTTGGTACTACAACACCCATTTCCTTATATCTACCTCCACAACATGAAAATGCCCAcaagaagaaaatcaagaaatatAGAATATTCTTTTCGTTTTTACGTACATAATTGTATAATACCCTTATGATCCGGTTTCGGTGATTGGTGGGTCGTTTGGGTTTGGCCTTATCGGAtgtttggttggtgagaaaTGGGAGGAAAAGGTGGGATTTTTCATAGGATCCCATCATCCCAAGTTTTCATttatttcctcttcttctttttgggtCTTTTTTTATCGCTTACAAATTTGCTTGACTTGTAGATTTTTAGATTACGCgtgttattttgttttctcttgcTAATATGAACGCGTGGTCTTTGTTTGacttgtcaaaagaaaaatggcTCTTATCTGTAGTGGCAAAATGACAGTTACATTTTTCACGGTTAATAAGAATATTTGGGACCTTGGTTTTACAGATATACATTTGTTGACTGAATTTTGATGATCTTTAGGCTATTGGGCTAGGATCTTGGTGATTATGTCATAGATCTTGGTGTTATCTTGTTAGCTTATCTAATCCATTAGTGTGGGTTGTGACTGAAATTGCCAATACTTCCTTTGGTGTCTAAGAAATGTTAGGAAAGAACTATGTTCTTGAGGGGTTTGCTTTGAATTTGGCTGTTGTTAGATTTTTGTGCTTTGTGAGTtttcgagttttttttttttttggcaaacaGTGCCTGCCCACGAACCCGACTACTAAGGGATTATCAAACTCTTGTTTCATCAGTGGTTTTTGTCTTCATATctattcaatcaatttttatattcTGGGTTTATGTCTGTCTTACATTGGCATATAATCCAACTATCCAAGtggaaagattttattttgtctttagTTTCATCTGTATCAATAATCGCCATGGTATGAAACAAAAGACTGATTCTCAACTCGTTGGCTatgttcatttttattattcgaATATGTTGGCAGTTCTTTAGGACTTTTGAATTTCCCATGGcataaaatttttatatcaATGTTCTATATAGCATTTGAATCAACAAACTTGTCGGAAAGCATTTCTGTAATCATGCTTTCACTGGTCTTGTTGACTTGGTTTGCTATTTTGTAACGAGGACATTCTAAAACACTGAGACACTGTGTCTTCACATATCATGAAAGAATGACATGGTTAATTTCTGCTGGACTGCTATGGCTCTTATTTTGCAGTGTTATGTTTTTTACtgacttttttagtttttggtctTCTTTACGGAtgattttcttttcgtttttggCACACCAATCCAATTGTTGATATTCCATATCTTCTACTGTTAGATTGTTTGCGGTGGTGGACGGCATTTTCTGCTTGTTTCAAGGCCACATTGAAAATGTTGCTCTGCTTAAACAACAATATGGATTGAACAAAACAGTGAATGAGGTTGTCATCGTTATAGAAGCTTACAAAACTCTGAGAGATCGAGGTCCTTATCCAGCTGATCAGGTCGTGAGAGATATTCACGGGAAGTATGCATTTATTCTCTATGACAGCACTTCAAAAGCCGTATTTTTATCTGCAGTGAGTATAATTCTCTTCCAAAATGTTCTGCTCCTATGTTATGGCCCCTCCTAATTCTAATCTCTTTCTTTGTACTGATCATCATCTGCTTTAGTTGAGCTAATTCTAACCTTTGTCATATGCAGGATACTGATGGGAGTGTTCCATTCTTTTGGGGTACTGATTCCGAAGGCCATCTCGTTCTTTCAGATGATAACGAAATTGTGACGAAGGGCTGTGGGAGATCTTTTGCACCATTTCCTAAAGGTATATGaacatgaaaattatttttattcgcTTTAGaaatctttttgcttttcttaaTGGTCCAGATGTCAGAATATTGGGATAAAATAACAGAAACTTATGGGAGCTTTGAAATAAGTTTCAAGTTGATTTAGGACCCCAGTATAAGAAATATAGGGATGTGGGTGGTTTCAGTCATTTTATCTTCCCCGATACCAATCTATCGCATTGGTTATAAAAGTGGGACTCGTTTCCTGTTTTTTCTGTGTTAATTAGCATGAACTTTGGGCTACTACAGTATTTTTTGGGAAAGTTTGCTATTTCTTCTTGAGCATTACTATTAGATTGCTTATTTCTCCATTATATTGTTTTCCGAAGGATGCTTCTTCACATCCTCTGGAGGCTTGAGGAGTTTTGAACACCCCCTTAATGAGGTGAAGCCAGTGCCGCGGGTGGACAGTTCCGGCGAGGTGTGTGGTGCAACTTTCACGGTGGATGCAGAGTCTAAGAGGGAAACTGTTGGCATGCCTAGAGTTGGAAGTGCTGCCAATTGGTCCTCAAACTTCTGATCTTGTTATAATTTCCTTTTGCGGCAAGGCTGTTGTTATTACTGGGCCTACCGATGTGTTTTCCTCATCAACTACTCTCATCTTGAATGACTTTGGTTTTTCAATGGATGCTTAGCTTCATATCCATGTTAGTACTTTTCAAATCTAGACACAATTTGATGCCACTGTGAGTGTTGCTTATTGTCAAAACTAAGCCATGACGATATCATGGAATGATATAACGGCTCTTCAAGTCTGATATGTGGTAGATCGCCATTTGATATCTCTCTTTAAATTGCAGTTATGTACTCAATGCTCATGGTAGCTGCTTTTGAACATGGGATCAGTTTCCAGGCAGTGGCACCattaatatgaaataatgaaTTGAAGTCCGTTGATTTCTAGTATATGGTGCTATTTTATTACAGCTTCTTCCAAATTTAACAAAGTTTTGATATATCTAGAGCATAGGCCAGGGCAGCTACAGCCCTCCAATGCTTTTAGGATTCATAACCAACGAACGGGCTACTGCATCTGCATATGTCATTTTCAACTTTATACTAATCTGCTAGTAGATATCAGGAAAATGTAATGCCTTGAGCTTAGTCCTTTGCGTCTGCAATGCCCCCTGGTGTTATCTGAAATACGTGCTTTTGTCAAGATAAACTTGTCAACagtgaaaagtatttttaaacaAATGTTTTGGAAGATAGAATTTATGCATGCTGAGTGGCGGGTTTGATTTAGGATCAGTGACCTTGATGGTACTTTTTATTGGATGATTTTGGACTTGGTTTGACTCTCTCGTGAACAGAATGGTGAGAATTGTAGGGTTAATTCTTAAAAGATGATTTTTAGGCAATCAGAAAATTAAGCTGTAAAATTATAACTCAAGTGGGAAGGATATTGCTTCTCCCTCGGGCAGATTTGGTGCATCAAACACCTTGCAGACACGCTGTTCACCTTTGCCTTTCCTGAACATC
This window encodes:
- the LOC132179266 gene encoding stem-specific protein TSJT1-like, encoding MLAVFDKSVAKSPEALTSPHSDSVSALKDGFLAQHFVSVHPGSVTVNLGSGGLIAYSLDKQNPFLPRLFAVVDGIFCLFQGHIENVALLKQQYGLNKTVNEVVIVIEAYKTLRDRGPYPADQVVRDIHGKYAFILYDSTSKAVFLSADTDGSVPFFWGTDSEGHLVLSDDNEIVTKGCGRSFAPFPKGCFFTSSGGLRSFEHPLNEVKPVPRVDSSGEVCGATFTVDAESKRETVGMPRVGSAANWSSNF